From the Cytobacillus sp. IB215665 genome, the window ATCATCTTTGCCCTTCCCTTGCTCTAGTAACGGCTCATACATCATAATAGCATGGTTTTCAGTAATATATTCGTCTTTATAAACTTCTCCATTGTTATTGGAAACTTTCCTATGTAATAAATTGTGTCTGACGTATTTGCCAAAAGTGGACATTGTAATAAAATGGTCCTTTTCATAAATTTTATATGAATGTACAGGCTCATTTTCCGAACGCCACTCACCAACTAAACAATCTTTAGTTAAATATAAATGAAGTTGATAGTTTTGTGTTGTTTCATTTCTTATTTGTAAGTCTATATAATTAAAAAAGCAAGTAGCTCCACTACCGAATGGTTGTGTCCTATTTGAGTCTGGAAAAACGTCATAACTATGACGGTGCCTCTCAATCACAGTTAATGGGGTATGGAGCGTCATCCAATATATTAAGTTTGACAATTGGCATAACCCTCCACCTATACCTACTTTATACGTGCCATGAGACAAAACCATCCCATTAACATACCCCTTACCCTTAGTTGGTTTCCCTATTAATTTCCAATATGAAAATGTTTCACCAGGCTTTATAACGATACCGTTAACATTTTTTATAGCTAAACGAATGTTGTGAACTTTATTTTGTTGTAGCCACATATCAACATTTTTCAACTTGCGTAACAGTGGTGTTTGATGTTTATATATGATAACAGGAAGCTTACCATTGTCTTTTTCATTTGCAAAATGTGTATCATTAAAATACCACTTTAAATAGCGCTTAGAAATATAATATATCTTTCCTAAGCTTGTTCTCAATTGTGAACGCTGGACGGGTTGTTTCAAATTCACTTCATTCCCCCACTATGAAATAAATACAACCGAAGCCTTTTATAAGTTCTTTCTTTTGTAAATAATTTTTCTCAACTATTGTTTCAATAAATTAATTGGATAAGCTCTTTATGAGATTATTATCTTCTAAATAGAACAACATTAGCCAATCAAGAGAATATGCTTGTTAAGCTCCTAATACGATAACCCACTATTAAATTATTTCTTCATGTTCTCCTTTATAAGTTTGATAACTCTTTCAATTGAGTTATCATTATTTGACATATCCATCTTTGCTATATATTGATGTCGATCTTTATAAACATTTTTTATTGCAGCTTGTAGTGTTTCACTTGAAAGGTTTTCTTCAAAAAGAACTTTACTAAAGCCTTGGTCTTCAAATGATTTGGCATTTAACAATTGATCCCCTCGACTTGCTTCTTTTGTTAATGGAATAAGCAGCATTGGCTTTTTCAATGCTAGCAGTTCGAAAATAACATTTGAACCTGCTCTTGTTATAACGATGTCAGCCACGGATAAAAGATCAGGTAATTCTTCTTTCACATATTCAAACTGCTTGTAGGAACGATCATTTTTCAACTTATCTACTTGTCCCTTTCCACAAATATGCACGATTTGAAATTGTGGTAACAGTTTATCAAGACTTCCTCTTACAACTTCATTAATTCGCCTAGAACCAAGACTTCCACCTACAACTAACAGTGTAGGTTTATTTTTCGTAAAGCCCGTGATTACCCTTCCTTGGACAGGATTTCCTTCAAATATTTCTTTACGAACAATCGCTCCAACGTGTTCAACCTTATGCGTAGGTAAATGATCCCTTGTTTCTGGAAAGGTCGTGCATACCTTTGTTGTAAAGGGGAGTGAAAGTTTATTTGCTAAGCCTGGTGTTAAATCTGATTCATGAGTGATTATAGGTACTTTGTTCAGTTTTGCACCAATAATCACAGGCACGGAAACAAAACCACCTTTTGAAAAGACGACATTAGGTTTCCTTCTTTTTATTATTGTATAAGCTTGAAATACTCCCTTTACGACTTTGAAAGGGTCTTTCATATTATTCCAATCAAAGTAACGACGCAGCTTTCCTGTTGATATGCTATGATAATTTACTTCCCGAATACTATCAGTAAGCTCTTTTTCGATCCCATTAATTGAACCGATATAATCAATTTCCCAACCTTCATTTATAAAATAAGGAATCAGTGCCAGGTTTACTGTTACATGCCCTGCTGATCCTCCTCCTGTAAACAAAATTCTATTCGTCATTTTAATTCACCCTCATTATTTGCTTATCATGATGTCAAATCATAAACAAATGTTACCATATCGACTTACTCTTGTGGAAGAATAAACTTAAAAAACCATATTGAAATTGTTATAAAAAATGATATACTTATTTTAATTATTGTTATTCCTAAAACTTTTTATGAATGTAGTTCATATTATGGAACAATAGGAGTAAGAATAAGCATTACATAGTGGAAGATATCCACACAGGAGGAAAAAATGGCACAAGGTAAAGTTAAGTGGTTTAATTCAGAAAAAGGTTTTGGATTTATCGAAGTTGAAGGCGGAGACGATGTATTCGTACACTTTTCTGCAATTCAAGGTGATGGATTCAAAACACTAGAAGAAGGTCAAGAAGTTTCTTTCGATATCGAAGAAGGTAATCGTGGCCCTCAAGCTTCAAACGTTCAAAAATTTTAAGAGCTCTAACATGTATTAAACCGTCTAATTCTTTAGGCGGTTTTTTACATTTACAATCTTGTGAACTTTAATAAAGACTTTAAAAAAATCTCCAAAACAAACTTCTTTTGCATTTCCGTGCTTTGTCAATTTAATTATCTTCGTGTTTTTTACTAAATACGCATACAATTATCAATGCAAAAACAGCCTTAAACAATTGAATAATGCCTACAATTGTTGCAGGCATTATGTTCACAATACGGCTTTATCAGGATCAGCTGTCTTCTTTGTTGGTAACTTAAATAGAAAACCTTCCGTATAAGGTGTTGGCTCGTTGTTTTCATATTCCTTCGCTGTCTTAGCTAAATAATCCCTTGCTTCTTGCTCAGTACGCTTTCTTGTGACAATTTCATGCATAATATTTAACGCAGCATAGTTCATCGCCTCATTATCACACCTTGCTGTCACTTCACCTTTTGTGCGATCTAATATGATACTGCCATCAAATCTTGCAATGTTATCGTATAAATGTATCGGTACTCTATATGAAATAGTTTGTTCAATGAAATCAACATGTTTTTTAGGATAATTGTGCAGTACGGTTTCTTTATATATTACTGTGCGTTTCCATGGTTCATTGTTATACCAAATCATCATTCTTGGTGTTGCCTCGTCTGGAAGGCCATATTTTTTCATGAACTTCAAAACTTGATTTTTTGGGCCATCATTCCAGTTTTGTATCACTTGTTGTACATACATTTGCATTGGTGTTCTTACGCTGTTCATTCTGTTTGGAAACTGAAGGTTTGCTTGTTGCGTGTAATAATTGCCTCCAGGCTGATAGTACATTTGGTTTCTACCTCCTCCTATTTCTAGTATTTAGTGTATGCGTTCGCCCCTTTTTCGCTACTAACTAATTTCTCTGGTTTTTATTAGGTGGAAGGATATTTTCAAAATTTTATATACTCGCTGAATAAAAAGAAAAAAATTGGTTAATGTAATCAATAACAGGAAAAATTTATATTGTATAAAACACGATACTAATACAAAGGTGACTATGATGGAGCTAAAAGAAAATATGCAATTTGAAATTACGACAAAGTTTGTTCCAAATTTCTATAATTCAAAAAAATTAAAAGTAGTAAAAATTAATTCTTCTAATGTAAGGATTGAAATGGAGAATGCAAAATATGGCGGTGTTTTTCCGCTTGATTTATTCCAATCATTAATTCGTAATGGGGCATTATTACTTGACGATGGTAGGGAATCTGAAGAGGATACAGCCTAAAATAATTAGTAAGCTTCCAAACATCAATAACATTAAGTTCTGCTCAATACTAAATAAAGTACTAAAAGACATCACAAATATGATTGGACTGAATAACATAAAAACTCGGCTAGTTGAGCCGAGTTTGTTGCTACTAAAATTTATCAACGTCTATGTCCCAAAATAATTCAGTACCGAACCATTTTTTGAATTCTTCTTGTTTTTCTTTCGTTTCATTATACCTTTTGATCATACCTTCTGTTTGTGTACGGTGAGCCTTCAAAGCATTTACTTTAATATCAAATACGTCATTTACATCGGCAGTGAAAGTTGGGTTGCCAAGTACCTCAAAACGATTTTTTGATATGGCATGACCTAATACTCTCGGTCTATTGTCACCCTTTATTTTTTTTGCTGCTTTAACTGTAGCTAATCCACATGCATCATGGTCAGGATGAACACCATGACCAGGATAGTGGGTAATGATCATTGACGGGTTCACATCATCTATCACAGCTTTTATACTATTAACTAGTTTTGCTTCATCTTCGAATTCTAACGTTTTATCCCTAAATCCTAACATACGCAAATCATTAATTCCTAATACTGAACAAGCTTCTTGTAGTTCAGTTTTTCTTAACATTCGGAGCGACTCTCTATTTGCAATTGGCGGACTCCCCATGTTCCTACCCATTTCTCCAAGTGTAGCACAAGCATATGTAACAGGAATTCCTTTTTTAGAATATTGTGCTATTAAGCCACCCACACCAAAAGCTTCGTCATCTGGATGTGGTAATACTACAAGTACATGTCGTTCCATCTCTTTTTACCTCCTTACTCATTAAATGGTTGTTTACTAAGCTGTAATGATATCGCTAAACGACCTTCCTTATCATGCCCAGCAAGCAATACTTGGGACTGGTCATTAATCTCCCAATCAGTAATTCCTTCAGCATAAACCCAGCCTTTTTCTATTTTTAGTCCTATACGATACGGTCCGGGGCCTGTAATTTTTGCTTGTGAGAAACAAATTGGCACGTTTCTTATAAAAGCGGCAACTGTCATATTTTTTTCATCGAAATGATTAGCATAGGCACCAGTAGTTGTTTCTAAATGTACGAATAACTTTTCGTTCAAGAGTTTATCGAGAACCTCTTGGACATTTTCCTTTTCAATTGGCTTCACAGTATCTCACTCCAATAAAAATGTAATAGTGATAAAGAGAACATTTAAATACATGAGACTATCAATTAATATCGTGTATATTTCCCATTTATTAGTATATAAAAATAAAATAACTAATAAAAGGCACACTTGGAACAAGAATTTTGGAATTTTTGGTACATTTCAATTGGCTGTTTTCGCATTGAGTATTGCTATTTGTATTAAGAAAGAAATAAATACGTGCACAAAATGTAGATTGTGGCACCTTTCCTTCTGTACAACAATGACTAACAATATAAAACCTTTTTTTATAATTTGATAACAATAGCAACAATGTTTATGAAGAGCGTTTCAAATAAACTCCACGATAGCCCTCAACGTTAGTCCCACGCAAAAAATGAAATCATTACATAAACTATAGTATATTCACTGGATTGAAACAACTAGTAAGCCTTACATCACAAATAAATTCATTAGAGAGGAGATTCAAACAATATGTGTCAACATATTTACCACAGATGTTGTTCATATAGAGGAAGACCTGTGGAAGTTCGCTTAAGAGGTGGAGGAGTTCATCGGGGTATTGTAGACAGTGTAACACCCTCACACGTATATATTAGACCAATGGGCCCAGGACCGAGACGTTTCGGCGGGTATGGTCTAGGATTTGTTGGAGGGGGATATGGTGGGTTCGGTGGGTTCGGTGGAGCTGCTGCAGTTGCAGCTGTTGCGATAGTCGGAATAGTTGCAATAACTGCACTCGCATTCGCATTTTTCTGGTAAATACTTTGCTTTCAACTCTCAGTTGAATTCATCTCTCCAAAGGCACTATAGCCTTTGGAGAGACATGTGTTCGCAGCCTGTAATTACTTACAAATACGCTGTGCATTTTAAACGATTGTCACTAACCTTGTACTTTCTCTTCTTTAATAGCTTCCTTCTTGGCGATAAAAACTCCATAACCTAAAATATGTCGATATTTTTGGGTCATATCATTATGATTTGCCCATAATTTAAATAATTCAGGGTCTATGTTCGCTGAAAAATTGAATTCTGGTTGCTCTTGCCTAAATAAAGAATGATTTACAGTTGATGTTTTTAGCACATTTACTGTTTCAAAACCAGTTTGTGTTAGTTTTGTTATCCATTGTTTCTTCGTTAATATTTCTGAAATATCATACATGCTCGTTATTTCTTTAACTTCATGCTGTAATAATAGCTTATCTGTTGTCATTTCAATGGCTAATAATACACCATTATCCTTTAATACGCGGCTATATTCTTGTAAAGATGTTGAAATGTCAGTAAAACATGTAACAGATTCAGCTATTACTATATCAAAAAAGCTATTAGGAAACGGCATGCTTCTAATATCAGCCTCTTGAACGTGTACTTGTAAGTTATTTTCAGCAAATCTCTTCTTTGCTTTTGATATCATAACGGGATGGTTATCAAGTGCATACATATTACATTTATATTTCTTTTTAATATAAGCTGTCGTTTGACCTGTTCCACACCCAACTTCTAACACACGACTAGATTGATCAATCGGCAATTCAGATAATACCTCTTTTGACAAATGAAATCCACCAGGGTGAGCTCCGCCAATTCCAAATTCTGCAAGAAAATCAATGTATTTAAAAGTTTTCATTGATCCCAACCTTTTTTCATCATGATGATAGTATTATATGAATATTCTTAAAAGATGTACCATGAAAACATAGTTATAACAAAATGGATGTTGTTATCGTCAAGTCGCAATAATTATTTCATCATTTTCTTTCACACTTACATAATATTTTCATATTTTACAAGTCAACATTTCATCAGTTGCATATAATAATGCTGAATCGTTAGATGCTATTTAAGTATTACAGATGGAATTCTAGATTATGCCATATTTTCTATGTGTTTTCTGTATAGGTGCATAATGAAAGGTCGTTATCACTTTGATTAATTTTCATGTAAGGAAATACACACGGAAACAACTAGCGTTTCGTGGCATCATTTCTTCTGCATTATGATAATTAACTATATAGCCGCTTCTTAAAGTATAAACTTGACGATAGTAGCAACAAAGTTTACAAAAAGAGCATAATGAAAAAACAAATGTAAGCGAGTGAGGGAAATGTTATTTATAGCGCACAGAGGTGCTTCCGGATACGCACCTGAGAATACAGTTGCAGCATTTGACAAAGCAGTTGCCTTAGAGGCTGACTACATTGAAATAGATGTACAAATGACAAAAGATCAAGAGCTTGTCGTCATACATGATATTACAGTAGACCGTACAACTAATGGAACCGGGAATGTGAAAGACTATTCTCTTAGGTCTATTAAACAATTAAAAGCAGGAAACTGGTTTCATGCAGATTTCAAAAAAGAAAAAGTTCCTACTTTAGGAGAGGTCCTCGATCAATATTCTGACAAAATAGGCATCATCATTGAATTGTGCAACCCCTTTCTATATCCAAAAATCGAACAAAAACTAGCAGCAGAGCTCAAAAAGCGGAACCTTGAACAACAAGATTCCAACATAATTATTCAATCATTTTATCCTACTACGCTAAAGAAACTTCATAAACTCTTACCAAATGTAAAAAAGGCATTGTTATTACATTTTTTATTTCACGATTTTTCCAAACAAACACTTGAGAGTTACCGTCCTTTTATTCAATATATGAATGCTTACTGGACCATCTTAAATAGCTCTACGATAAATCATCTCCATTACTATAATTTTGAAATCTTTGCATGGACAATAAACGACATGAATACGATGAACGAGCTTGCTAAAATGAATATTAGAGGGGTTGTCACAGATTTCCCAGACTTTAAAACAAGGTTTCTAGTTTAAAGTGTGTCTCCCCTTTATTCTGTTCATGTACTAAGCAAGGAATATTCACTGACTTGGAATGAACTTATTTTCATTTTCTCAGCGAATAACCTATACAAATCAAAATAATTTACATAACCTATTTTTGAGAAAACTAGTGCTAACACACAATAATTTGTTGAGAGGAGAGGAAATACGTTGGCGAATGAAAAGAAAAGTCAACCAAACAAAAGCCCAATGAGATTAATGAATGATTTTTTTCAAGAACGGCCTCGAAGATCAGCTTTATCAGCAATAGATGATTACTTTTTACTAGCTGCCCCTGAAAACTCTTTCCCTGTAGATGTCTTTGAAACAGAAAAACACTTTGTAATACAAGCTGAATTGCCAGGTGTACCGCGTGAGGATATTATTATTGACAGATTAAGTAATGAATTACGAATCAAGGTAAAGGGAGAACTCAAAAACAACAGAACTAACAACAATCCGTTTTTCAGACCCCAAAGACCACCTAAGAATGAAAAATCTATTTCACTTCCTGAATATGTTTTGCCACATAAGTTAACGGCTACTCATCGAAATGGTATATTGGAAATACTAATCCCTAAGAAAAAAAGGAAACAAATCGACATAGACTAATTTAATTGAAAGAACAAAAGTAAAAACAGGGTAATTACAATCCCTGTTTTATTTTTATATATATAACTTCGGAACAGACTGTCCCTCTGTATTTTGCACTTTGCGAATTTGTGCTTCTCGATTTTTCCCTTGGGAATTTCCACTTGTTTTTCTTTTTGTAGTTTTTTTATTACTGTCAGAGGTTTTCTTCTTTGGAGTACTTTTAGTCCCCTCATTCGATGTTTTTCTCTTCACATTTTTTTTATTTTGATCGCTCGTTTTCTTTTTCGATTGACTCGTTTTGTTACTACCATTATCCTGCTCATCTTCTTCATCTTCAGTTATATCTGTATTTTCTTCCTCTGATTCTGTGTCATCTTCATCTTCACTATCATCATCATTGAGCGATCTCATCATCTTAACCATTGATGGAATATTTCTAACCAAGGGTCCATATTGTTGCACCATAGGAATTGTTTGTTGTGTCATATTTAACACTTTTTGAACATTACCTAACATTCCCATAATGTTTGTGCCACCAGTAGCTCCGCCACCACCAAGAAATCTTGATAAAATCCCTCCTGTTTGTGCGGCCTGTTGTGTCCCAGCTGCTGCCCCCCCAGTAGCATTAGGTAACAGTCCACCTAATTGCTGAGCGCCTCCTAAGCCTCCAAACATTTGGTTTGGTACAGTACCAGCGACATTTCCTGGGTTAACTCCTCCACCCCCTAGTAATCTACCAAGAATTCCTGGCCTAGCTGCTGCTTGTTGCATCTGATTGGCGGCTCCCCCAATCATATTTGCTCCTCCTGTAGGTGGTCGAAACAAACCGGGTCGTATTGGCGCTTGATTTGCTATTGGTGGAGGTGTCGGCCTTTGAAATGGAAACATATATCTATCCTCCTTTCTGTAGTAATCAGAAAGTTATCTTAATTGGGTACATAATATGTTTATTCGTTTCAAAATGAAAATGAAACTGCTTTATAACAAATAGGCTACCTTAAAATTGAACAGGTTGTAATGAAGCATCAAGCTTAAGTAACTCATAATGATTTTCTGTTAAGTAATCTAATAATTCACGTAAATGGTTAACAGTAGTAGTTTTGTCATGTAATAAGATGACAGGGGCATGATCTTGTTCCCTTAATTTCTCTATTTGCGCAATTGTATCATGTACATACCTTTCATCTCTGTATTTCCAATCTTTACTATCGACATTCCAATCCCACATTATATAGCCATTATTAATAACTGCTGCTTTATAATCATCCGTCATATAAGGAGCACTACCATAAGGAGTCCTAATTAATGGTGTAGTTTCTCCAGTAATCTCTTTTAATGTTTCATTCGAAACAGACAGTTCATTAAGTAATGATTGACGAGATGCATAAAATTGATGTTTATCATGAGTGACGGAATGTAAGCCTACTCCATGTCCTTTGCTAACCATTTCTCGAACAAGCTCGGGATACTCTCTCATTTTTGGTTCTACCATAAAGAAAGTAGCTTTAGCATTATATTCTTCTAAAATAGCCAATATATCAGTTGAACTCCCATAAGGTCCATCGTCAATAGTTAAATATGCGACTTTTTTTTCATTATCTATTTCATTCCCAACTTCTAAGTCAGTTGTGGTAGAGCTATTAGTTGGTTGTGTTTGTTCAGACTCATCAATTCCTTCTTGTTCTGTAGGTGTTTCTACAGGTGTTTCATCAACATTTTCATCTTCCTGTTGATCAATATACCCGATTTCGCCTGAAACATCTCCAGGGAGACTTTGTTGTTGATTTTCATAAATGTCTGTATGTTCGACAATTGTATTATTGTCATCATCAATTATTTCATCCTCTTCAATTTCTATTGTAGATTCAGTTTTGTTACTTTGTTCTGCTGCAACTACTTTATTATTTGAAGCAATTGGTTTGTCACTGCCAATGTTTAAACTCATAATAATTATTAATAGCACAATCGAACTGCAAATTAATATACCTTCCCTTAATCTTAAAACCTTTCTTTTCTGTCTTTTCTGTCTCAACTTCATCATCCCTTTTAGTCTATGTTGTTAATAAAATTATAAAATTGAATAAGAGATAAATAGTAACAAAATGGTTACAATAAACGACAAATTTATACTGCATATCGATTTCAAGACGTTTTCTCGTATACAATAAAATAAAACAATCAAACTAGTAAAAATGAAAAAACAATTATTCTATGTACAACATTTACAAATTCGTATTTAATCAATTATTTATGTGCGTCAGTTATATAAAAATGTTAAAAAGAACCCAAGCATTTGTCATTGGGTTCTTTTCTTTATTTGTATTTCAACATACACCGGGATTAACTAACGTTATTTAACATTGATTTTGTGACAAAAGTAATGACTCGTATTACAAATAGAAGGCTGATACAATTTTATTTATTTTAGAAAATGATACGAAGTGTATCTAAAAACAGAAAGCTGCTCCAACGATGATTAATAAAATAAATAACACTACGATTAAAACAAAATTTGAAAATCCATGATAGCACCCATAACCATAATGAGGACCATACCCTCCATAAGCTGGGCTTACTCCTTTATAACCATCCATATTTTATTCCACCTCCTATTACGTGTAGTAACAACAATATTGTTAATATCTAATAAAGGCTGTACCAACTATAATTAATAAAATAAACAATACAACGATTAACGCAAATCCACTTGCAAATCCTGCTGCAACCACTACAAAACACCTCCTTCAAATATTCCTTAATACGTTATTCAAATTGGGTTCTTGACGTAAGGGATAAACACCTAATTTAAGGCATTTTTTTGATGAATTTGTACTATTATTGAAAATTTTCTTAAATCAAACATGGATAAGCGTACAGGCAAACATCATTGACAAACATACGCTAAATGGAAAGGAGGAGACATATATGAGTTTACACTGGTACAATATGTGCCGTAGATACCATGGGCAAGTCGTTCAAATCGATGATCGCTATGGAAATCGTCACGTCGGTAGAATTGTGCATCTTACACCAAATAAAGTATATCTTCAGCCTGCTGGCCCTCCGAGTAGAGGGTTTGGATACGGTCCTAGAGGCGGTTTCGGATATGGCTTTTATCGACCATTTGGTGGATTTTTCCCAGGGTTAGCTGTTGGTATCGGCCTTGGAGCTATAACTGGAATTGCTTTGGCTAGTTTATTTTTTTGGTAATCGAAGCCTATTATCAACATGCTTATTGTTATGTAACTATGATCAAAACAGAACATCTAATGTTATAGCAACAAAGTTTATGAAAAGGGCCTAATAAAAAACACTTCCATAATTTCAAAGTGGAAGTGTTCATTTTATATATAATAATTATTAAACTGTCTCAACGTTTATAGCTAACTTGATCAAGGATCATGCCTCATCCCATAATTACAAATTTCTCCTACTATGTTTACTTTGAATAGCCTTTAGCTCAAATAACCGCATCTCCAAATCAGTTTTAGGGCGTAGACACTTACTTGAACGAGTTTGTTAATCTCTAACAATTGTTTTCATTAACATACGCATTTTAGTTAATAGTTTTGTTCTTATTGTTTCGTCTAAAGATATTTCTTCCATACTTTCCTCCATCACACGTATCCAAATGTGTGCATTTTCTGGGGACGTGTTAAATGAGTGTCGTGTCTGAACTTGCTGCTGATGATTAGCATTTACCTCTGTATCATCCATTATTAAAGCAAGAATAAAAGATTGCTGCCTCGACTTTAATAGATTTAGGTCTACACCTCTAGCTTTAAACGTATCTTTAAAATACTGCTCTTGTAAAAGATTTTGATAAAATACCTCCACCAGTTCTTTAATCTTTTCTGCATTAAGATTGAGACTTTCACGGTTAGCCATTTCTATCACCTCTAAATGATATAGAAAATACGATTTAATTTTATATCTAAGCCTTTGCAGTTAATAATTTTTGTATAATTGTACTTTAATACTTTATTATAGAAACTGAAGCTTTATCAAAGGTTGCTACCTAACAGCCGCTTTTTCATTTAGTACTGACACTTTAAATCTCTTGTTCGCTGAAACCGTTAACGTAAGACAAACTATAGAAAGGATTGTAAAAAAAGCGAAACCAACAGAGTAGCTATTAGTCAAGTTCACAATATAAGCAATGATAAGAGGTGGAAAAAATCCTCCTAAGCTACCCGTAGCTGCTACAATACCATTCGCTGTGCCTGTTTGTGCTTTTACCAATAACGGTACAAGCTTAAAGACAACACCATTCCCAATTCCTGAGCAGAAGGAAATGGTCATAATTGCAATAACGAATATAGCATACTCATTTGTTAACGCTATGACTATACTTACTATCCCTATAACAACAAAGACTAAAATAAGAATAACGTAAGGGTTGAATTTATCTGCAAGCAACCCGCCTATCGGTCGAATTAATGTAGCAATGATAATAAATATTGCCGTAATAAACCCAGATTCCACCTTAGGTATATTATAATTAGATACAAGCATTGTTGGTAATAGCACAGTAAACGTTACAAAGGTTCCGAATGTTAGGAAATAAAAAAGAGATAGCATTGAAACTGCTTGATTTTGTTTTAAATATTTGAGCGGGTTTACAAATTTTTCATTTACAGTTTTTTCTTTCTTATCCCCTAATATAAAGTTTGCAATGACCATAAAAGCAATTAAAAATAAGTAAAATTGAATAGTTAATCTCCATCCTAATTCATTTGCAATAATTGGGGCAAGGAAAGATGTAAATGCAGTCCCTATATTACCTAATCCAAAAATACCATTTACTAATCCATGCTTTGCTTTATTAAAATATTTAGGTAATGAAGTAACACCAATTGAAAATGTGGCGCCACTTATACCAAGAATTAAACCGAGTATAAATAAGTGAATAAATGATGTCGAAATACTTACTAAATATACTGGAATGAGCAAGATAATAAAGTTAGCTATAAATAAGTTGCTAGCTCCGTGTTTACTTGTAAGAAACCCAATAGGAATTCTCAGTAGTGATCCTGATATAACAGGTGCTGACGTAATTAGAGCAATTTGAGATGTGGATAAAGTTAAATCCTGTGAAATAAATGGCATTAACGACGATAATATTACCCACACCATAAAACTAGCAATTAAACTGACGGTTTGTAATGATAACTGCACTATTGGTCTACTATTCATTGTAGTTGAACGCATGCA encodes:
- a CDS encoding polysaccharide deacetylase family protein — its product is MRQKRQKRKVLRLREGILICSSIVLLIIIMSLNIGSDKPIASNNKVVAAEQSNKTESTIEIEEDEIIDDDNNTIVEHTDIYENQQQSLPGDVSGEIGYIDQQEDENVDETPVETPTEQEGIDESEQTQPTNSSTTTDLEVGNEIDNEKKVAYLTIDDGPYGSSTDILAILEEYNAKATFFMVEPKMREYPELVREMVSKGHGVGLHSVTHDKHQFYASRQSLLNELSVSNETLKEITGETTPLIRTPYGSAPYMTDDYKAAVINNGYIMWDWNVDSKDWKYRDERYVHDTIAQIEKLREQDHAPVILLHDKTTTVNHLRELLDYLTENHYELLKLDASLQPVQF
- a CDS encoding YjcZ family sporulation protein, translating into MDGYKGVSPAYGGYGPHYGYGCYHGFSNFVLIVVLFILLIIVGAAFCF
- a CDS encoding YjcZ family sporulation protein; this translates as MVAAGFASGFALIVVLFILLIIVGTAFIRY
- a CDS encoding nitrate/nitrite transporter — protein: MRSTTMNSRPIVQLSLQTVSLIASFMVWVILSSLMPFISQDLTLSTSQIALITSAPVISGSLLRIPIGFLTSKHGASNLFIANFIILLIPVYLVSISTSFIHLFILGLILGISGATFSIGVTSLPKYFNKAKHGLVNGIFGLGNIGTAFTSFLAPIIANELGWRLTIQFYLFLIAFMVIANFILGDKKEKTVNEKFVNPLKYLKQNQAVSMLSLFYFLTFGTFVTFTVLLPTMLVSNYNIPKVESGFITAIFIIIATLIRPIGGLLADKFNPYVILILVFVVIGIVSIVIALTNEYAIFVIAIMTISFCSGIGNGVVFKLVPLLVKAQTGTANGIVAATGSLGGFFPPLIIAYIVNLTNSYSVGFAFFTILSIVCLTLTVSANKRFKVSVLNEKAAVR